The Streptomyces lienomycini sequence CGGCGAACTGGTCGCCTGAAGGTACGGGCCGAGCAGGCGGGCCCGAGGGGGAGGGGCCCCGAGAAAAAAGTTCGAGCCGGGGTGTATCACGGGGGCGGGCTCGGACTCTTACTCACGGGGAAGCACCACGGGGGAACACGGGGGAACGGGGATCACGGGGGATCCACGGGGGAGTGGAAAGGGAAGCGGGACTGGAGGGCCGGGGGTCCGTCCAGTCCCGCTTCCGCGTGTGCGGCCGGACACGGCGCCGCGCCCTCACGCCGCCGTACGGGCGCCGGCGCACCGGCCCGCCGCCGCGGCGGCCAGCCGTCCCATCGCCTCGTCCCGGTCGCAGGCGTGGGCGCCCAGGGCCGTCTGCCGGGCGATGACCGACCGCTCCTGCCGCATCAGCCGCCAACCCCTGCGCAGCAGGAACGGCACGGACTTGCGGCCCTCGCGCAGGTCCCGGGCGAAGCGCCGCCGGAAGGTCGTCAGCGGGCCGCGGCTCAGGCACAGCGCGTCGGCCAGCACGCCCAGTTCCCGGCAGCGCGTCACCAGTTCCGCGGCGAAGATGCCCTCGGCGAGGAACAGCGGGGTCCGTCCGATGTCCACCGCGTCCTCGCCGGTGCGGGCGCTCAGCGAGAGGTCGTACACGGGCACGTTCGTGCGGCCCGTGCGGCACAACTCCCCGATGGCGGCGACCGCCGCGTCCGCGTCCCACGACGCGGGATGGTCCCAGTCGATGTCGGAGCTCTGCGCCACCGTCGGCAGCGTCGGGTCGGTGCCCTCCTTGTAGAAGTCGTCGAGGCGCAGCACCGGAAGGCCGGAGCGGGCGGCGAGGAGGGACTTGCCGGAGCCGGAAGGGCCGCAGAGCAGCACGACTCGCGTCGGTATGGGCGGATGGGAGCTCACGGGACACCAGTCTGAGGCATCGAACGCCTGTCGTAGACCCCGTGGGTGGACTTTGCAGCGCGCGTCACATCTCGAAGGCGCCGTGCGGTGACCTGATCACGGTCCGCACTGTTGTCAGGGCAGTCCACAGCACTCCACACCAAGAGGTGGCAGCACCGATGGCCCGACACGCGTCCCCCCGCACCCCGCACGCACAGCGCGCCCTGGTCGCCCTCGCGACCGCCGGGGCCGCCCTGGCGGCAGGAGCGGCCACGGCTTCCGCGGACGGCGGCGAAACGATCGCCGGCCTGGCCCACACCCGCCCCACCTCGCTGGGCAACATCGACCCGCAGGCGGGCGTCCAGGCGGTGACCGGCATGGTCGGCTACGTCACCGGCCCGGTCGCCGACCTCAAGCCCAACCCGCTGGCCGGCACCGGCGTCGACCCGCTGGACAACGGCGTCGGCACGAAGATCGCCGACTTCCAGCCCCTGACGTCGACGGCACTGACGGGGCCG is a genomic window containing:
- a CDS encoding uridine kinase family protein, which codes for MSSHPPIPTRVVLLCGPSGSGKSLLAARSGLPVLRLDDFYKEGTDPTLPTVAQSSDIDWDHPASWDADAAVAAIGELCRTGRTNVPVYDLSLSARTGEDAVDIGRTPLFLAEGIFAAELVTRCRELGVLADALCLSRGPLTTFRRRFARDLREGRKSVPFLLRRGWRLMRQERSVIARQTALGAHACDRDEAMGRLAAAAAGRCAGARTAA